In Vigna unguiculata cultivar IT97K-499-35 chromosome 3, ASM411807v1, whole genome shotgun sequence, a single genomic region encodes these proteins:
- the LOC114175703 gene encoding DUF724 domain-containing protein 3-like: MRPPRKKVNFRSGDKVEVCSNEEGFFGSYYLATVVSPLDNGLYVVRYDTLLEDDESKPLTLTVFPRELRPKPPRVATASSFALYQRVDAFDNDGWWVGEITGKVDVDRYYVYFSTTHEEIVYPASAIRVHQEWINGQWIRSN; encoded by the coding sequence atgcGTCCACCGCGAAAGAAGGTCAATTTTCGCTCCGGCGACAAGGTCGAGGTGTGTAGCAATGAGGAGGGCTTCTTCGGCTCCTACTACCTCGCCACCGTCGTCTCGCCTCTCGACAACGGCCTATACGTCGTACGCTATGACACGCTGCTCGAAGACGACGAGTCCAAACCGCTCACGCTAACCGTCTTTCCCCGAGAGCTCCGCCCTAAGCCTCCGCGCGTCGCCACCGCCTCTTCCTTCGCGCTCTACCAGCGCGTCGACGCCTTCGACAACGACGGCTGGTGGGTCGGCGAAATCACCGGCAAAGTCGACGTCGACCGCTACTATGTATACTTTTCCACCACTCACGAGGAGATCGTGTACCCCGCCTCCGCAATTAGGGTTCACCAGGAGTGGATCAACGGCCAATGGATTCGCTCCAATTGA